The window AGGGGTGTAATAATGCGGAATACCAGCTGTTCTCCAATCCCCCGTTCGGTGGTGGTGACAAAGGTCTCTCCTGCCAATGCCCGCCTTCCGTAACTGGTGTCTAAAAATGAATTGTCCAGCATGGTCTCGCCCTGAACCAGGAAATATTCTCCCTTTCCCATAATAACCACGGAAAGGAAATGGTTTTTTTCCCTTTGTTTTTCCAGGATCTCCAATATCTCTTTTTCGTTTTCCGCAGATTCTATCCTGTCCGCTGCCGCCTCTATCTGCTCCCTGAGCCTGTCCAATTCGATAGCCATCATGCGGCTCGCGATTTTTGCAACCAGGGTCATATCGCTTTCCATAATGCTGACCATGCTCTTCCGGCTTGAATAGATACCTATCCCTATACCAGTAGCGGCAATAGCCAGCACTATGGCGGAAATAATGAAGATGGCTTTAAGCCTGACGGACAAAATTTCTCCCTTTTTTGGCCATTTTTTTATAATGTAGTATTTCCTTCCGGTAAAATCAAGAGAAGTTTTAAGGGTATTAAAAATTTAGTTAATGTTAATCTCCAATACCCTCGCGGTTTTTCCTTTCATGTCGATTTCATGAAGCGTTATATCCATGTTTGTTTTCCTTAACTCATAGAAGAATAAAATGATAAAAGAGGTTTTTCAAGGGTTATTGACTTTTTTTGATATTTGGGGTATAAAAATCATCACCGTTAATTCGGGCCTTTAGCTCAGTTGGTTAGAGCTGCGGACTCATAATCCGTCGGTCCCCGGTTCAAGTCCAGGAAGGCCCATAAAAGAAACCGCAATAATTCCTTATATAGTAAGGAATTACAGTTTAGAAACCTGAAACTACCGAAAAAGTCGGCCCCCCCGGTTTTTTCGTGGCGAGGGTACATACCCAATTATAAGATTTAATAATCACAAGGGACACGAAGAAGAGCTCGCTTGCGCGGGGAAGGGAAATGATTACGGAGGAGCAGGAGAAAATTGCCAAAAAAGTACAGGATTGTGCCTATGATACTGACCTTCGTGGTTAAATTCTTCTTGCTTCCTGTTGCGGGTCAGTTTAGGGTTTTGCCGAGGGAAATCACGTTGCTGGGTCGTCCTGGTTTATACGTTCCGGTCTTGACATCCCTCCGAAAGTAGAGCCACGGACTCATAGTCCCACGCTTCGATTGTTTCCGGGAAAAGAGGCTTTTATCGTTTAAAACAAGTTATGCGATATACCACCTAAACGTTATTGTAAAATATTGCCGAAATAAATTCTTTTAGAATATTATATAGTACAAATACTATGTGCTTTTTTAATTTTCGGTTTTGTAAATGTTTGTTATGCTTCATCATCGGTAATGCAAAATGCCGCAGAAGTAATTGCCTATGGAAGGGCAGTAAAATTCAAATAAAATATACATGGTGGAACGAAATACGCTCAACTGCGCATTTTTTTTAAAAGTGCGCAGTTGAGCGTAGTCGGAAATATTCACTATTTTATCCCATAAAGAATGATTTATTGGAAAAACATTATTGACAAAGGAATTGACGCAATATAATTTCCGATATAGAATTAATTTATTACCTATAGGGGAGGCATTCGTTGGAATTGGAAACCTAATAGGTGAAATATGGGCTTATTATATAATGTCCTGCCCACGTTGAACTTGCCGAAAAGAAGCTAAGCATATAAGGTAGTAACAACAAGCCCGAGGAGAGGAATATGGGCAGAAGAAAGCGGTACAGTCCTGAGCAGAAGGTGAACATCCTGCGGGAGGTTCTGGAAGAGGGCAAGACGATGAGCGAGGCGGCGGCCAAGTACGAGATCCACCCGAGCATGATCCTGGCCTGGAGGAAACAGCTCTTCGAGGGGGCGCTCAATCTCTTTGAGATCAAGCGCACAGACATAACCGAGAAGGCGCAGGGGAAGAAGTCCAAGGCGTTGGAAGCCAAGATAGCGGAGAAGGACAACGTCATAGCGGAGCTGGCCCAGGAAGTCCTGGAGCTAAAAAAAAAGAGAGTTGGCCAGAGTTAGGGACAAGCAAGATGAGCCTCGAGAAACGGCAGTTGATAGAGCGGGAGGTGCGGCGCCTTTGCCTAAAGACCGGCATAGCCATGCTGACCCTGGCAGGCTTCGCCGGGGTGCCGGAACGCACCTGGAGGGAATGGCAGGCACGGCGCAACCAGGAGACGAGGCATAACGGGCATATACCCCGGGAGCATTGGCTGACCCCTGCCGAAACAGAGGCCATCGTTGCGTACTGCCAGAGCCGGATGAAGCTTGGATACCGGGTGTTGTGCTGGCAGATGGTAGACGAGGATGTGGCGGCGGCATCCCCCTCCAGCGTCTACAACGTGCTGAAACGCAGCGGCTTGACGAAGAAGTGGGCAGAACTGGCCGAGGAGAAGAAAAAAGGGTTTGACCAGCCTCAAGGGGTACACGAACATTGGCATATTGATTTTTCATACATCAGGATTGACGGGGCCTTTTATTATTTCATCAGCGTTCTTGACGGATACAGCCGGATGATCCTGGGCTG is drawn from Leadbettera azotonutricia ZAS-9 and contains these coding sequences:
- a CDS encoding DDE-type integrase/transposase/recombinase, encoding MSLEKRQLIEREVRRLCLKTGIAMLTLAGFAGVPERTWREWQARRNQETRHNGHIPREHWLTPAETEAIVAYCQSRMKLGYRVLCWQMVDEDVAAASPSSVYNVLKRSGLTKKWAELAEEKKKGFDQPQGVHEHWHIDFSYIRIDGAFYYFISVLDGYSRMILGWDLCRNMDGLNAEILISRTHERHPEARPRIISDNGGQFVSKDFRDLIMLLELEQTFTAPAHPQSNGKLERFHRTFKTEHVRQAAYFGYEDAKARMGRWIKYYNEKRLHGSIYYLSPLDVFEGRTYIRLAERRQKLHSAYIQRQSYWQNQNAGL
- a CDS encoding transposase, which codes for MGRRKRYSPEQKVNILREVLEEGKTMSEAAAKYEIHPSMILAWRKQLFEGALNLFEIKRTDITEKAQGKKSKALEAKIAEKDNVIAELAQEVLELKKKRVGQS